From Streptomyces sp. NBC_01551:
ACTGACGCTGCCCTTCGCCGACTTCCCCAAGGTCGGGGAGTGGGTCGACGGCCAGATCGCCGGGTTCCTCTCCGCGTGCGGGGAGCGGGAGGCGGGCTGGGATCCGCGGTTCTCCGAGCGGCTGGTGCTGGTCTTCTCGACGCCCGAACTCGTGGGCCCGGCCGACCGGTTCCCGCCCCACTACGCCTTTGTCGGCCCCGCCTTCGGGGCGCGCCCGCCCGCGCCCGGCTTCCCCTGGCACCGGCTGGACCCGGAGCGGCGCCGCGTCCTGGTGTCCCTGGGCACCCTCAACCAGGAGGCGGGCGCCCGGTTCTACGGTGCGGTGCTGGGCGCCGCCGAACGGCTGGCCCAGGACGTCCAGTTGGTCTTGGTGGCGCCCGCCGATCTGATCGGGGCCGTGCCCGCGAACGTACTGGTCCAGGACCGCGTGCCGCAGCTGGAGCTGCTGGCGCACCTGGACGCGGTGATCAGCCACGGCGGGCACAACACCGTTTGCGAGGCACTCGCGTACGGGCTGCCGCTGGTGGTCGCGCCGATCCGGGACGACCAGCCGATCGTGGCGCGGCAGGTCGTCGAGGCGGGGGCCGGGGTCCGGGTGCGGTTCGGCAGGACCCGGGCCGAGGAACTGCGTGACGCGCTCACGGCCGTGCTGGACGATCCCGGCCCCCGCCGGGCCGCCCGGCGTATCCAGGCCTCCTTCGCCGCGGCGGGCGGGGCCGCCGCCGCGGCCGACCGGTTGGAGAAGCTGCTATGACACCTCCCCCCTTCCACGGGGTCCGGTGGACCTCCGCGCTGCTGCTGGCCGCGCTCGGCGCGGGTACCGTACGCGCCCGCCGTCGGCTGCGGGCGATCCCCGTGCTGCCGCTCACCCCGCCGGGCGCGGCCGGGCTGCCGCGCGCCGCCGGGTGGCGGCTGCTGACCGCGCGCGGGGTCGAGCCCGACGCCGCGACGTTCCTGGCCGCCTGCGCGCACGCCGAGCGGGAGGGCCTGCGGGTGGTGGACCTGCTGCCGGGGGACCTCGCCGCCGAGCGGGCGCTGGGGCTGCTGCGCCTGGTGGATCCCGCCGGGTACCGGCATGACCGGCTCGGCGAGGGCCGCGGGGCCGGGTACGCCGTGCTCGTCGACGAGGAGGTGTTGGCGCGCGCCGGGGTGGAGCCGGGCGGTCCGCGGCCGGATCCGGCGGAACTCCTGGCGCTGGTGCGGCGTTTGAAGGAGTACGCGGCCGACGCGACGGGGCTGGCCGTCGCCCCGGCGCTGAGTGCGGGCCGCCCGGCCGAGCCGACCGGGCCGGTGCGGGTGGCCGAGATGCGGGCACAGGGGCTGCCGCCGGGGGCGCTGGCCGCCGCGCAGCTGGCCGGGCTCGCGATGCTGGCCGGG
This genomic window contains:
- a CDS encoding glycosyltransferase yields the protein MRVLFTVPPLAGHVNPTVAVGAELASRGHEIAWCGPAGALARLLPPHARILPAGEQAGDRAGQEAGPEAAAAAADGGYAALHERWRDLRGVAALRFLWEEALVPLARDMVPGVTDAVRSFAPDLLVADQQALAGPVVARRLGIPWATSATTSAELTLPFADFPKVGEWVDGQIAGFLSACGEREAGWDPRFSERLVLVFSTPELVGPADRFPPHYAFVGPAFGARPPAPGFPWHRLDPERRRVLVSLGTLNQEAGARFYGAVLGAAERLAQDVQLVLVAPADLIGAVPANVLVQDRVPQLELLAHLDAVISHGGHNTVCEALAYGLPLVVAPIRDDQPIVARQVVEAGAGVRVRFGRTRAEELRDALTAVLDDPGPRRAARRIQASFAAAGGAAAAADRLEKLL